The Campylobacter concisus genome has a window encoding:
- a CDS encoding DUF2213 domain-containing protein: protein MDFKINDDGYIITKAKMASIHPMEYLGEEIGRTNGKIYKVFRDEKEVFSPETIKSFEGKPLTLTHPDDDVTAKNWKDAAIGHIQNVRREGDFLVGDAYINDEIAIKIIKEQGIKEVSCGYDSKLIERDGKIWQTNIRGNHLAVVAEGRAGKDCKLGDSKRIKMKFINKLKGALTAAKKFKDNDEVGKEKVEEANEANNELVDLLEQALSGAEEVSTKLDETTAELEKTKTELADVKAKSVKDDDGTDENAEIAELKAKVEALEKENAELKAEIEKLKGEAATTEAVTDAKANFSHVKLSDAKNARGVYEAVILDSKAFNADELKKLSDSEIKAIYMGMRVSAKNKDNSGSVLDKFYDAKPNKIDLNKKFGGK, encoded by the coding sequence TGGATTTTAAAATAAACGATGACGGCTACATAATAACAAAAGCCAAAATGGCAAGTATTCATCCTATGGAATACCTAGGCGAGGAAATTGGACGCACAAACGGAAAAATTTATAAAGTTTTTAGGGACGAAAAAGAAGTTTTTAGCCCTGAAACAATTAAAAGCTTTGAGGGTAAGCCGCTAACGCTAACACACCCAGACGACGACGTAACCGCCAAGAACTGGAAAGATGCTGCCATAGGACATATTCAAAACGTACGCCGTGAGGGCGATTTTTTGGTAGGCGACGCATATATAAACGACGAGATAGCGATCAAAATAATAAAAGAACAAGGAATAAAGGAGGTAAGTTGCGGATATGACAGCAAACTAATAGAGCGTGATGGGAAAATTTGGCAAACGAATATAAGGGGCAATCATTTGGCGGTAGTAGCCGAGGGGCGAGCTGGTAAAGATTGTAAATTAGGTGATAGCAAAAGGATAAAAATGAAATTCATAAATAAATTAAAAGGCGCTTTGACAGCAGCCAAAAAGTTTAAAGATAACGACGAAGTCGGTAAAGAGAAAGTAGAGGAAGCCAACGAGGCTAATAATGAGCTAGTTGATCTTTTAGAGCAAGCATTAAGCGGTGCTGAGGAAGTAAGCACAAAACTAGACGAAACAACAGCAGAGCTTGAAAAAACAAAAACTGAGCTAGCAGATGTAAAAGCCAAAAGCGTAAAAGACGATGACGGCACGGACGAAAACGCAGAAATCGCGGAGCTAAAAGCTAAAGTTGAAGCGTTGGAAAAAGAAAACGCAGAGCTAAAGGCTGAAATCGAAAAACTAAAAGGCGAGGCAGCAACAACCGAAGCCGTAACAGACGCTAAAGCAAATTTTAGCCATGTAAAGCTAAGCGACGCTAAGAACGCTAGGGGCGTTTATGAGGCGGTAATCCTAGATAGTAAAGCATTTAATGCCGATGAGCTTAAAAAACTAAGTGATAGCGAGATTAAAGCTATTTATATGGGTATGCGTGTAAGTGCTAAAAATAAAGATAACAGCGGCAGCGTACTAGATAAATTCTACGACGCTAAGCCTAATAAAATCGATTTAAATAAAAAATTTGGAGGTAAATAA
- a CDS encoding major capsid family protein, translating into MKLRDEEILSQLASAAASFNEGFKEREYPEVQLANFVPITQKGDESIDALDYGEIEGTQDLEKGLIDENTTALETEGLNITAKKGLYLIWAKSAVYTNEAVARAKRLDIELDTANLSNLERVALLTMQKTALVGHAKVGAVQGLLNNTSVKAKDLTAGAAISAMTGAEARAFFLSLIEFGYEQNGGLLIPNTIAIDSKDLMALASKYDNSIGAVNGGVNALTAVKEALLQSTGVDVNIVGIPLGFAQGLGGGKGKNRAVVYTKSEDVLSTDWALSPTAMQPFQRSVLSWEIAVKAKFTGTLIRQLDKVAYVNYKA; encoded by the coding sequence ATGAAACTAAGAGATGAGGAAATTTTAAGCCAGCTTGCGTCAGCGGCGGCTAGCTTTAACGAGGGCTTTAAAGAGCGTGAATATCCAGAAGTGCAACTAGCTAATTTTGTGCCTATTACACAAAAAGGCGACGAGAGTATAGACGCACTAGATTATGGCGAGATTGAGGGCACTCAAGATTTAGAAAAAGGCTTAATTGACGAAAACACAACGGCACTAGAAACCGAGGGTTTAAACATTACAGCTAAAAAAGGTCTATACCTAATATGGGCTAAGTCAGCGGTTTATACTAACGAGGCAGTAGCTAGAGCTAAAAGACTAGATATTGAACTAGACACAGCAAATCTTAGCAACCTTGAGCGTGTAGCACTTCTTACGATGCAAAAAACAGCTCTTGTCGGTCACGCAAAGGTCGGTGCGGTGCAAGGCTTGCTAAATAACACTAGTGTAAAAGCAAAAGACCTAACAGCTGGGGCGGCTATTAGTGCAATGACTGGTGCAGAAGCTAGAGCATTTTTCTTGTCGCTAATTGAGTTTGGCTACGAGCAAAACGGCGGACTATTAATCCCTAATACGATCGCTATTGATAGCAAAGACCTTATGGCACTAGCTAGCAAATATGACAACTCTATTGGTGCGGTAAATGGTGGCGTAAATGCACTAACCGCTGTTAAAGAGGCACTATTGCAAAGCACGGGCGTTGATGTCAATATCGTTGGCATACCTTTAGGCTTTGCGCAAGGCTTAGGTGGTGGCAAGGGCAAAAACCGCGCCGTTGTATATACAAAGAGCGAGGACGTGCTAAGCACTGACTGGGCTTTATCACCAACAGCAATGCAACCATTTCAAAGAAGCGTGCTAAGCTGGGAAATCGCCGTTAAAGCTAAATTTACGGGTACATTAATTCGCCAGCTTGACAAAGTGGCTTACGTAAATTACAAGGCTTAA
- a CDS encoding DUF4054 domain-containing protein → MTIADFLNKFPEFQAVDETRIELSLDEAKLQVTEKIWGRFYEVGVLHLAAHILAMQGALNTEATTSPQPLREIGSKAVGSLSVSYTSGKTGFESESGSYYLTKYGQRYLELKKLVTPHFGLVR, encoded by the coding sequence ATGACAATAGCCGATTTTTTAAATAAATTCCCTGAGTTTCAAGCGGTAGATGAAACACGCATAGAGCTAAGTTTAGACGAGGCAAAGCTACAAGTTACCGAGAAAATTTGGGGGCGTTTTTACGAGGTCGGCGTTTTACACTTAGCGGCTCATATTTTGGCAATGCAGGGGGCTTTAAACACGGAAGCGACAACTAGCCCTCAGCCATTGCGTGAAATAGGCAGTAAAGCCGTAGGTAGCCTAAGCGTAAGTTATACAAGTGGCAAAACTGGCTTTGAGAGCGAAAGCGGAAGCTACTATTTAACCAAATACGGACAACGCTACCTAGAGCTTAAAAAGCTAGTAACTCCACATTTTGGGCTAGTTAGATGA
- a CDS encoding LIC_12616 family protein, with amino-acid sequence MNVDESLVRDSYSKTLNDKAAYLTLHLLTSTQKGREYKFIEGEKEVITSTREAVVGVNAFGKNANFIIEKLNTLFYSSECLKELKILGLGLVTISPIRNLSQIVGGGVEERASIDLTLSYINRVEVSQNEIKTAEIKTANFGIKVNR; translated from the coding sequence TTGAACGTAGATGAAAGCCTAGTGCGTGACAGCTACTCCAAAACGCTAAATGATAAGGCGGCTTATTTAACATTGCATTTATTAACCAGCACGCAAAAAGGGCGAGAATATAAATTTATAGAGGGCGAGAAAGAGGTTATCACTTCAACGCGTGAAGCCGTAGTTGGCGTAAATGCTTTTGGCAAAAACGCGAACTTTATAATCGAAAAATTAAATACCCTTTTTTACTCTAGCGAGTGCTTAAAGGAGCTTAAAATTTTAGGCTTAGGGCTAGTAACGATTAGCCCTATTAGGAACTTAAGCCAAATAGTAGGCGGTGGCGTAGAGGAGCGAGCTAGTATAGATTTAACATTAAGCTACATAAATAGGGTGGAAGTTTCTCAAAACGAGATAAAAACAGCCGAGATTAAAACGGCAAATTTTGGCATAAAGGTAAATAGATGA